The nucleotide sequence gaagaattattaaaagatgaaaaggaaaaattaAGAAGAAAAGTTGAGATTGCTTTggaaaataaagaaaaggaaaaattgaaaaataaaataatagaGAAATTTAAACCTGAAGAAGAGGGATACATAAAGGAAAACAAGGAAAAGTGgataaaattattagaaGAAGATTTAAATGTACACTTAAGGaaagaattaataaaacaaaCAAA is from Plasmodium reichenowi strain SY57 chromosome Unknown, whole genome shotgun sequence and encodes:
- a CDS encoding reticulocyte binding protein 7, translated to KELKEELATIIKEHLDNKNKEVLGLMDKDLENKEELLKDEKEKLRRKVEIALENKEKEKLKNKIIEKFKPEEEGYIKENKEKWIKLLEEDLNVHLRKELIKQTNELISKKEEEKRKIKEIKNKLNDEI